A genome region from Hoplias malabaricus isolate fHopMal1 chromosome 8, fHopMal1.hap1, whole genome shotgun sequence includes the following:
- the pcnx2 gene encoding pecanex-like protein 2 isoform X2 produces the protein MGSQVVQTLRQGVWASLTGGWYHDPDQNKFNNSCHLYLWLFLLVLPLSLHLALPPTTLALSIYCTSVTVFFILIKMVNYRLHLMFDEGDIVAQNSVSDISKGADKKSNASDSCLPASLRKSSTVPDSVAMTVLTRNRPSPVIQVTVKQTETDPGLIGECPKDDSKNTEGPDDTSSQKKSKEKGEAEERLTPEDAFSPNTDQSAPLLQGEQRQPTHCDTADEGLPPSAGSEEESDEEADDEKAPKLDPNNNNNNSPFLELTHEGEGQEKPEETYCSDEIAVVLVDNSGPSSHLDESDTVKIIITMSCDPQTAAELEETVKLSILESAQSHIAQQEVAGGECTVKIPVITFDSPHEEEEEVCAKDNKEEEPIPSETSAQHQSGDHESNVSNERIGPKPTLDSQEALSNEHEIENASPQLTYNSSSGIDVHSHQDGNDLTEMKSDTDGFLQIPCGLGRVGSGGRMHVRGLSIDSGRDAVLIGNRGRDKPQTMTSSKSDLEAKEGQLPNESNFVEFVSMLESISSTRGGGGKQTEEGPKEDETSINDEDTKVAVKTSENEDVQLEHPKPPSSLATDTLRAFPEKLIPIVSPDSPQTDKERDPDYDSLPSQTSQSESSMLQVICRPEATSKEEAYTFHTVHRERPRKLYNERALNLPLGAELITGNICDLLSTSSNSECQDGLVGGHSDCPFQRRILPAHRLRPRRTHPEIFQEEDSLDESSDTTTQEKPSHKLYYKLRLFPGKWVSVLYDRLTLLALLDRNQDVKENMVAVFLAFLVAFLGYVLLNQGCFKDFWVFQFCLVIASCQYSLLKSVQPDAASPTHGHNQIVAYSRAAYFCMFCGLIWILESVLKRPDLPVSTIYGVTVVMSDTLRMVQDFLIGFTYCFPISFLLGLLPQINTFAIYFLEQIDMHFFGGTAATGLCSAVYCIVRSLVVLTLLYGFCFGALKEPWDEQHIPALFSGFCALLVVLSYLLSRQSSDPSILLSLIKSKLMPALGDGEMEKEDTDNVDPLPEKLRSSVKEILLSDLVICTVASILTFAVTASTVFLSLRPFVTIVLYALAATVGFVTHYLIPQLRKHHPWLWISHPVLKSKEYSQFEPTEDAQLMWFERLYVGLLSFEKYIVYPAIVLSALTNDGFTLSHRKKLGIHCDVLLMTVAGMKLLRTSFCNPSYQFLTLIFTIVFFEFDYSSASETFLLNFFLMSIVFHKLWDLLQKLHFIMVYIAPWQIAWGSAFQAFAQPFAVPHSAMLLLQTLITTLFYTPLSPFLGSAIFITSYPRPVKFWERNYNTKRIDNSNSRLVSQVDKETGCDDNNLNSIFYEYLTRSLQHSLCGDLLLGRWGNYSTGDCFILASEYLNALIHIIEVGNGYVTFQLRGLEFRGTYCQQREVEAITEGVEEDDGCCCCEPGHLPHLLSCNAAFNLRWLAWEVTTTKYLLEGYSISENNAATMLQVYDLRKLLITYYLKSIVYYLVINVKLQAWLKEQAMQEALQPYSKWHHIERDPAVFSVKIDEDYVHCLQGVTRASYCNVYLEWIQYCASKMEEPADSDEDSPLVTLCFALSVLGRRSLGTASHNMSNSLESFLYGFNTLFKGDFRIASKDEWVFADMDLLQKVVAPAVRMSLKLHQDHFTSLEETEEPAVLYEAISTYRSSLVICDESDPAWRRAVLSSRDTLLTLRHMVDDGTDEYKIIMLYKRYLSFKVIKINKECVRGLWAGQQQELIFLRNRNPERGSIQNSKQALRNMINSSCDQPLGYPMFVSPLTTSYMGTHSQMSNIWGGPLSLESLRSWLFSRWFRVRKDNLTSCNSGVNMEDVDCAGSSVSQNNNSITSQSASLHQSRPRSSQSRHHGTGRREYRSRSVQPQSQRPPVTSHSGPILEGQQGLGSGGTGLMHRLSNSQLSFNTSSIASVFSQVPRLSTAGPVPTGQQRCSQASSSSSTLSLLFGKRSFSSGLVISGLSAAEGGNTSDTQSSSSVNIALGPSVRSTSRATQWTSEPYESIDATSTAVTAPKDNTASGDKTCEKSMDKSQESSTSAFHDPPEEKTI, from the exons ATGGGCTCACAAGTGGTACAAACACTACGGCAGGGAGTGTGGGCTTCACTAACCGGGGGCTGGTACCACGACCCGGACCAGAACAAATTCAACAACTCCTGCCACCTCTACCTATGGCTCTTCCTGCTGGTGCTGCCCCTTTCTCTGCATTTG GCTCTACCACCTACTACCTTGGCCCTCAGTATATACTGCACCTCAGTGACAGTCTTCTTCATCCTCATTAAGATGGTGAACTATCGCCTTCATCTGATGTTTGATGAAGGCGACATTGTGGCCCAGAATAGTGTGTCTGACATCAGCAAAGGCGCAGACAAGAAAAGTAATGCCTCTGACTCCTGCTTGCCAGCCAGCCTGAG aaaGAGCAGCACAGTTCCTGATAGTGTTGCCATGACAGTACTGACTAGAAACAGGCCAAGTCCAGTAATCCAGGTCACAGTGAAACAGACTGAAACAGACCCTGGACTCATTGGA GAGTGCCCAAAGGATGATTCGAAGAACACAGAGG GGCCTGATGATACCTCCTCTCAGAAAAAATCCAAAGAGAAAGGTGAGGCTGAAGAGAGACTGACTCCCGAAGACGCGTTTAGCCCCAACACTGACCAGTCTGCCCCTCTCTTGCAAGGAGAGCAGAGGCAGCCGACTCACTGCGACACGGCAGATGAAGGTCTGCCTCCTTCTGCTGGCAGTGAAGAGGAGAGTGATGAGGAAGCAGATGATGAGAAGGCACCAAAACTTGACcccaacaacaataacaacaacagtcCTTTCCTAGAGTTAACTCATGAAGGTGAAGGTCAAGAAAAGCCAGAAGAGACTTACTGCTCAGACGAAATAGCTGTGGTGCTGGTGGACAACTCAGGTCCATCGTCTCATCTGGACGAAAGCGACACGGTGAAGATCATCATCACCATGAGCTGTGACCCACAGACAGCAGCTGAACTGGAGGAGACAGTCAAGCTCAGCATTTTGGAGTCAGCTCAGTCTCACATAGCCCAGCAAGAAGTGGCCGGTGGAGAGTGTACTGTCAAAATCCCAGTCATTACCTTCGATTCCCCacatgaagaggaggaggaggtctgTGCCAAAGACAACAAAGAAGAGGAGCCTATTCCTAGTGAGACATCTGCTCAGCATCAGTCTGGGGACCATGAAAGCAATGTCTCTAATGAGCGTATTGGCCCCAAACCCACACTGGATAGCCAGGAAGCATTGTCCAATGAACACGAGATAGAGAATGCAAGTCCTCAGCTGACATATAACAGCTCATCAGGCATTGATGTACACTCCCATCAGGATGGaaatgacttgactgagatgaAGTCAGACACTGACGGATTCCTGCAAATTCCTTGTGGTTTGGGAAGGGTTGGTTCAGGAGGAAGAATGCATGTAAGAGGGCTCAGCATCGATAGTGGAAGAGATGCTGTCCTCATTGGAAATCGAGGCAGAGACAAACCTCAGACCATGACTTCCTCTAAGTCAGACCTAGAGGCCAAAGAGGGTCAGCTACCCAATGAATCCAACTTTGTGGAGTTTGTTTCAATGTTGGAGTCAATCAGCAGTACCAGGGGCGGGGGAGGGAAGCAAACGGAGGAAGGACCGAAGGAGGACGAGACATCTATTAACGATG AGGACACCAAGGTGGCTGTGAAGACCTCAGAAAATGAAGATGTACAGCTGGAGCATCCGAAACCTCCTAGCAGCCTGGCTACAGACACACTGCGCGCCTTTCCAGAGAAACTGATTCCCATAGTCTCTCCTGATAG TCCTCAGACAGATAAGGAGAGGGATCCAGATTATGATTCTCTGCCATCGCAAACCTCTCAGTCAGAGAGCTCCATGTTGCAGGTCATCTGCAGACCAGAAGCAACATCTAAAGAAGAAGCATATACCTTTCACACAGTCCACA GAGAAAGACCACGGAAGTTGTACAATGAAAGAGCATTAAATTTACCTCTCGGAGCAGAACTCATCACAGGCAACATATG TGATCTCCTCTCCACATCTTCAAACTCTGAGTGCCAAGATGGTTTAGTGGGTGGACACTCGGACTGTCCTTTCCAGCGTCGCATCCTTCCAGCTCACAGGCTCCGGCCCAGGAGGACCCACCCGGAGATCTTCCAG GAAGAGGACTCTCTTGATGAATCGTCTGACACAACTACTCAGGAAAAGCCCTCTCACAAGCTCTACTATAAGCTAAGACTGTTTCCTGGGAAGTGGGTCAGTGTCTTGTATGATCGGTTAACCTTACTGGCACTACTAGACAG GAATCAGGATGTGAAGGAGAATATGGTGGCAGTGTTCTTAGCGTTCCTGGTTGCTTTTCTGGGATATGTGCTCCTGAACCAGGGTTGTTTTAAAGACTTTTGGGTTTTCCAGTTTTGCCTTGTCATTGCTAGCTGTCAGTACTCCTTACTGAAG AGTGTTCAGCCAGACGCAGCTTCACCTACTCAT GGACATAATCAAATTGTTGCCTACAGTCGAGCTGCTTATTTCTGCATGTTCTGTGGCCTTATTTGGATTTTGGAGTCTGTGCTGAAAAGACCAGatcttcctgtgtccactatATATGGCGTTACAGTTGTAATGTCTGACACACTCCGGATGGTGCAAGATTTTTTAATTG gTTTCACATACTGCTTCCCGATAAGTTTTCTCCTGGGCCTTCTCCCACAAATCAACACATTTGCTATTTACTTTTTGGAGCAAATTGACATGCACTTTTTTGGTGGGACAG CTGCAACTGGACTCTGCTCAGCTGTCTACTGTATAGTGAGGAGTCTGGTGGTGTTAACTTTACTGTATGGATTCTGTTTTGGCGCTTTAAAG gAACCATGGGATGAGCAGCACATACCAGCTCTGTTCTCTGGATTTTGTGCCCTGCTTGTGGTCTTGTCTTATCTTCTGAGTCGACAAAGCAGTGACCCCTCAATTCTACT CTCTTTGATTAAATCAAAACTGATGCCAGCACTAGGGGATGGTGAAATGGAGAAAGAAGATACAGATAATGTAGACCCTCTTCCGGAAAAGCTTAGGAGCTCAGTG AAGGAGATTTTACTTTCAGATTTGGTAATCTGCACTGTTGCATCCATTTTGACTTTTGCAGTTACCGCCAGTACAGTCTTCCTGTCTTTACGG CCCTTTGTCACAATAGTGCTGTATGCCCTGGCAGCGACAGTGGGCTTTGTTACCCACTATCTTATCCCTCAGCTGCGGAAACATCATCCGTGGCTGTGGATCTCACATCCAGTGCTTAAAAGTAAGGAATACTCTCAGTTTGAACCCACAG AGGATGCCCAGTTGATGTGGTTTGAACGGCTCTATGTTGGACTCCTGAGCTTTGAGAAGTACATTGTGTACCCTGCTATAGTACTCAGTGCTCTTACCAATGATGGCTTCACCCTCAGCCACAGGAAGAAGCTGGGTATACA CTGTGATGTCTTGTTGATGACAGTTGCTGGGATGAAGCTTCTGCGCACTTCCTTTTGCAACCCCAGCTACCAGTTCCTCACCCTTATCTTTACCATCGTGTTCTTTGAGTTCGACTACAGCAGTGCATCCGAAACCTTCCTGCTCAACTTCTTCCTCATGTCCATAGTCTTCCATAAG CTCTGGGACCTTCTCCAAAAACTTCACTTCATTATGGTGTATATTGCTCCCTGGCAGATAGCATGGGGGAGTGCCTTTCAAGCATTTGCCCAGCCCTTCGCAGTCCCAC ATTCTGCGATGCTGCTGCTCCAGACGTTAATCACCACACTGTTCTATACCCCACTGAGCCCTTTCTTGGGCAGTGCCATCTTCATCACCTCCTACCCACGGCCTGTCAAGTTCTGGGAGAGGAACTACAA CACAAAACGCATTGATAACTCCAACAGCAGACTGGTATCTCAGGTTGACAAGGAGACTG GCTGCGATGATAACAACCTGAACTCCATCTTCTACGAGTATCTGACACGCTCATTACAGCACTCTCTGTGTGGGGACTTGCTGCTGGGCCGCTGGGGGAACTACAGTACGGGGGACTGCTTCATCCTGGCCTCAGAATACCTCAACGCTCTCATCCATATCATTGAGGTGGGCAACGGCTATGTCACGTTCCAACTGAGGGGCCTGGAGTTCAGGG GGACGTATTGTCAGCAGAGGGAGGTGGAGGCCATCACTGAAGGAGTTGAGGAGGATGATGGCTGTTGCTGCTGTGAGCCAGGTCATCTGCCCCACCTGCTTTCCTGCAATGCGGCCTTTAACCTGCGCTGGCTGGCCTGGGAGGTCACCACCACCAAGTACCTGCTGGAGGGCTATAGCATCAGTGAGAACAACGCTGCCACAATGCTGCAGGTCTATGACCTGCGCAAGCTGCTTATCACTTACTACCTGAAG AGCATTGTCTACTATCTGGTGATCAACGTGAAGCTGCAGGCTTGGCTTAAAGAGCAAGCTATGCAGGAGGCCCTGCAACCCTACAGTAAATGGCACCACATTGAGAGAGACCcagctgtgttcagtgtcaAAATTGATGAGGACTACGTTCACTGCCTGCAGGGGGTCACCAGGGCCAGCTACTGCAACGTCTACTTGGAGTGGATCCAGTACTGTGCCAGCAAAATGGAGGAA CCAGCGGACAGTGATGAGGATTCTCCTCTTGTCACTCTGTGTTTTGCTCTGTCTGTGCTGGGCAGGCGCTCACTGGGCACAGCTTCACATAACATGTCCAACAG TTTGGAATCCTTCCTGTATGGCTTTAACACCTTGTTTAAGGGAGATTTTCGCATCGCATCTAAGGACGAGTGGGTTTTTGCTGACATGGATCTGCTGCAGAAGGTGGTAGCACCTGCAGTTCGGATGAGCCTGAAGCTTCATCAG GACCACTTTACGAGTctggaggagacagaggagccGGCTGTACTTTATGAGGCCATCAGCACATACAGGAGCAGTCTGGTGATCTGTGATGAGAGTGACCCTGCGTGGAGAAGAGCAGTACTGTCCAGCAGGGACACTCTGCTCACCCTGCGCCACATGGTGGACGATGGCACTGACGAGTACAAAATCATCATGCTCTACAAACGCTACCTCAGCTTTAAAGTCATAAAG ATCAATAAGGAGTGTGTGCGTGGACTGTGGGCtggtcagcagcaggagctCATCTTTCTCCGTAACCGCAACCCAGAGCGTGGAAGCATCCAGAACTCCAAACAGGCTCTACGCAACATGATCAACTCATCATGCGACCAGCCACTGGGCTACCCCATGTTCGTCTCACCTCTTACCACATCCTACATGGGCACTCATTCACAGATGAGCAACATCTGGGGCGGCCCACTCAGTCTGGAGAGCCTTCGCAGCTGGCTTTTTTCCCGGTGGTTCCG AGTAAGGAAGGATAACCTGACCAGCTGTAACAGTGGGGTGAATATGGAGGATGTGGACTGTGCCGGATCCTCCGTAAGCCAGAACAATAACTCCATCACCTCCCAAAGCGCCAGCTTGCACCAGAGCCGGCCACGGAGCTCACAGAGCAGACACCATGGCACAG GCCGGAGGGAGTACCGCAGTCGCTCAGTTCAGCCTCAGAGCCAGCGGCCCCCCGTCACCAGCCACTCGGGGCCCATTCTAGAAGGACAGCAGGGCTTGGGTTCGGGGGGCACTGGCCTCATGCACCGTCTCTCTAACAGTCAGCTCTCTTTCAACACCTCCTCCATTGCGTCAGTCTTTTCGCAGGTGCCCCGTCTGTCCACAGCGGGTCCTGTGCCCACCGGTCAGCAGCGTTGCAGCCAGGCCTCGTCCTCCAGCTCCACGCTCAGCCTGCTGTTCGGCAAACGTAGCTTCTCCAGTGGCCTGGTCATCTCTGGCCTGTCTGCTGCTGAAGGGGGAAACACCAGCGACACACAGTCCTCCAGCTCCGTCAACATTGCGCTGGGGCCGTCCGTCCGTTCCACAAGCAGAGCCACACAG TGGACGTCAGAACCCTATGAGAGTATAGATGCCACCTCCACAGCAGTCACAGCACCCAAAGACAACACAGCGTCAGGGGACAAAACCTGTGAAAAAAGCATGGACAAGAGCCAGGAGTCGTCCACGTCAGCCTTCCACGATCCACCAGAGGAGAAAACCATCTGA